AGTAGACTTAAATTTCGTcagacataaaaaataaattatattttaaaaattccaacaAGTGGGACGAATTATTagttatataataaaatttactaagatattcaatttaaaaaactaCAATTATTTGATGCATATTCATAAACGATTGACGTTTTTGGTTTATcttctcaaatatttaattagccccccccccccccccccaactttatTGTTAACCAACATATTTCTATATAACGTtcagatatagaaaaaaaatagaattctAACGAACTGGTCGGTCCACTTATTTTTGGACAGACGCCGGctttgatgaaaatttttaaatgaggCGTATACCATTCGACACGggaaataaaaggaaaataaatgaACGAATGTTGTTGAGATTGTTAAGTTGTACACAACATACATCTCTCGCATATAGCCCCTAACTCTGTCACTGTCCTATTAACTCCGTCATTTTCGGGAAACTCCTTGCTGTTTGAAATCAAGTGCGATTATGATGTCATTTTCTGCATGTCAAAAATTCTCAATCTAATGTCAACAATGACAATGGTTAAACATAACACTGTTACACCTTGATCATTGTATACACCGTTAATTTCATGAAATCAGATAGCCACTTTTTCACGGTTGTACTAAAGTATCGATATCTTTGATAATTTACAGTGGTCAATCATTTTTAGAGAGGTCAAGGTGAAACATTTCCCACGTAATCTATACATTGTTTTAGCCTGCATCAGCGTTTATGCACTAGTCCTACAATTGATGATAACATCAATTCACTGAGACTCTTACCGCATCTATCTGCCTTAGGTCTATACACCGTATATATAAACGCTATTTATatagaatatgctacatttatgtaaaaaagaaagaatgtaAACAATAATGTATTCAATTGTATattcattaataaatataaaatatttgaaatatgtaaggacagacatcaaacggcatccatacattctgaaaaggtcattgtgattgttgttacaagGACCcttttatttttgggagttgatttttaatcaactctcctatgcagtcactcggacaaatcgagagtgaaacagtgtttggacctcagcacaaatcattgctcctgacaagacttagttcttgaaaataattgattaattcgatgtaatgtatgctaaagcattgtttttcaaggaaacttatttacaaataccttaaaaatagtcagattttaaatgttacgaacaatttaaatattttttgtagtcgtatatatattcctacgccagagttcaatatagtgtcgtccaactcgacgctcggctgtctccgtaaacccttgtcggagatttacggtgtcagccgagcgtttggttgaacgagactagagttcaatattgcttggatccatacaattttcgagaaatatttctaccactgatacatagtttgattgaattaattttatctttaaatattatttaacaatgaTTCACATGGAGGTTTCCCGACATTCTAatcgaaaaagttcaaaaattcattttataaaaaatatgcgtaattcaaattagaaactacgtatacatgtacttgtcatgcaaaataacatatcattgattttaaaataaataaacatcgacaaaatcaactcccgccagttcttcagtactttgattaatatggcaatcatttcattttgatagAATGAAATACCATTTATAAATGATGTGCACCATTTCTACTCTTTATAACTTGGCCAAGATACAAACtgaatttaaactaaataaatgtgttttcattcttttgcaaattatatgtattttttatagaGCATATGCCTATGGATGACAGAGTTCAGTAGATATGATAAGCAcgtgtgataaacgtcgtattcagtgggcttatttgaaaatttaaaactattCAGCTGAATTAGGCGATAAGACTTCCCAAAAACTTGTTCCAAAATTATTCGGTAAGgccttacatgtacatgtcgaTGAATAAAGATAGATAACTCGTGTGTCCAAAATCGAAAATGTCAACAGACTGCACTAAGACTCGGAGAAAAGGCCTTGTATGAAAAAGACAGTTACTAAAGTACTCTTCTCTCATATTCTTACCGGTTAATGTTTACGTATGTATTGTAGTTTAACATATTAAACTCATCCATTACTTACATGCATCAAGAATCAGACAGAAGAGTAAAAGGCGTATAATCTTCAGCATTTCTCAACATAGCCGTATAAGCACttgtttatgacgtcatgtAAGACGTCATTCTGTTTTATTGGCATACCTATCCCGAACTTATTATAGAAGAATAACAAAACACAACACTGTTTTTCAACAGCACTAgatggtttgaacatattttattgtatatataatatacaaagggttcgaacacaagtccttgcaacttactaggttcttacccaattacaagtaatttgcaattgtcataaaacatggtacaggtatatacatatatattgaaaaaaaatggtaaagaaCAAAATAGTATACTTATGTAAATCTGCGAGAATTGATTATAAAGTTCTGCACAGCTGTGAAAATTCTAACATTAGTTTTATAATCTAGGTTGTCATTACCCCATAGTAAAGTATGCGAATCTATAATacctaaattttgtatttggaaTAGTTCATTGAATAAGGTATTCCTTGCATTAGAAAATAgtttgcaaacaaataaaaaatgatatacatctTCTTTCTTTCCACATGCAATTTGGAGAATCAACAATATTTCTTCTGTGTAAATCATAATTTAGTAAACAATTGTGTCTTAATTTTGTATGAATGATGTTAGCTACTCTTTTGccatgaagaaaatattttggaacTTTTGAATCACTGCCATTATTAGAGATGCTTCTTTGAAACTGGCGGATggatgttgattttttaatatccGAATTTAGAGAGTTCCATTTGCCTATAGCATCtggaataaatgattttttatatgtatcatACTTAACTCTAGGAGGTATATAATTGTCTTCATAACGAGTATTGTAGCGAGAATTATCTTTCCTAAAAATGTTAGCAATATCACTAAGATATTGAGGTACAAGATTGTAATGAATATTGTACATAATCGTCATTTTAGCTATTTCTCTCCTTTTAGATAGAGAGTCCCAACCCGTTTCGAAATACAATGATTCCCTTGAGGCCAAAATTGGAAGTCCCGTGACAATTCTTGCAGCGTGTAGTTGTACTTTCTCTAACTTTTCCAATTTCTGCGGAAGAACAACCATCCCATACAACAGAAGCATATTCTAATATTGGCCTTACAaaagttatatataattttgatagtttGTCTCTGCCTAAAGTAAATTTAAGTTTCTTAAGTAGTCCTAATTTTTTTACAAGCGATGTTCACTATATCATTGATGTACACAGACCACTTCAAATCATCAGAGAGCGTTAGGCATAGATGTTTATGACAAGAAACAATATCTAActgacaattttgaaaaaacaGTTCTGGGGTTACATTACGTTTTGATTTGCTAAAAAATACAACTTTGGTTTTATTAGGATTAAATTTAAGTAACCAATCATTGGACCATTTTTCTAATATTCTAAGGTCATGATTTAACACATTTTCGACATTTCTTAAGTTTTTATCCGCATACTGGATTGAATTATCATCTGCGTATAATCTCCAAAAGGACAACATATTTTGTGCAACATCATtgacataaattaaaaacaaaagggGCCCAAGTACAGATCCTTGTGGCACTCCAGCATTAATACTTAAGCTGGATGATAATAAATCTTTATACATCACTTTCTGAGATCTGTTACACAAATAGCTGCTAAACCATTGACAAAGATTGCCACAAATACCGTaagtttgtaatttaaaaagaagCCCTTCATGCCAAACTCTGTCAAAGGCTTTTGATAGATCACAAAAAACATGCAACATGATTTACCCTCATCAATATTCTTAACAATGCTATGATATGTCTCAATTAACTGGTACACTGTTGAATGACCGGGTTAAAAACCGGCttggtatttataaaataaattgttactatggaaataattataaacatgtttgaaaacaattctctCCATTATTTTACTTACACAGCTTAGTAAAGAAACAGGTCTATAATTACATGCGAGTGATGGgtcctcttttttaaaaagaggtaGAACATGGGCCATTTTCCAACTATTAGGAAATGATCGTTCTAAAAGAGActtattaaaaagtaaacatAAAGGCTTGCATATTGTAAACATAgttgattttaacattttgtgactAATACTATCAGGTCCAATAGCTTTGTTGACTGGCAAAACAGATATAATGTCAGTCACTTCAAActcttcaataaaaatgttgtCTAAGGTTTCATCACATTGTAAGTACAATTCTGGTAAAACCTTACCGGTAGTCAGAATAttcgaaatagatgaaaaatattttttaagcacTTCTGTCTTATCAACATCAGAAAACGctgttttaacattatttttatcatctgtGTATTGTAAAGGTAGAATTTCACTGGTTGTTTTTGTTTGGAAAACGACTTTAAGAAGTTTCCAGTATAATTTGTTATTGCTTTTACTAGAGTCATCAATAAAAGTTTCAATGTTGTCGTAGTAGTTAGAAAATGCTTGCTTTTTCATGTTGTTTACTTGATTTCGAACTTTTTTATACTTTGACCAATCACGTATTTTGTTAGTTTTCATTGCAATGTTACGTACTAGAACTAGAATTGAATTGAATCTGAcagtcattttgttttgttggaaTACCGATCCTGAGCTtattatagaaaaattataaaataccgTGTTTCCACAGCATTAGAATTTGACAGTGAAATGTAAATTTCGACACATTACAAACATTAAGAGAAATTTGAATCGAAACTTCCAAATAACATATTTCCTGTAGTTACCATAAAAAGTTGAGATTTAAGATTAATTTCCcgtttatttttctattaaaactTATTCTAAAATAAGTTTCCTTAATATTACATCGATGAAATCGTATGAAACAACCGTTTTCCTTGTACGTACTGTCTTCTTCTGTAAGCGCGCTTGAATTATCGCACCTGCCGCCTGTGGCATTCGCCGCATGGAAAACCGACATGTGCAGTCTGAATGTCGAGAAGGGTCCATGAGACCGAAGATTTACTCAGAAGAATACTTTCAGGAAAGGACCCCGAGGTATTTCTTCACGCAAATATAGTATCGGAAACGTCAGATTTTGTTCGGCAGGCGATGGAGGTGTAATCAGGGGAATAGCAAGCCGACCGCTGTCATTAACTTGTATTGTGGAGCTTTGGCGGAGCGTGGCTTCCTTTTCTGCTAGATGCTTCTGAACATTCCATTAACTTTTTGCAGTGgtgcttaaaaattaaaacagtttgttTTATTCCTATACTTGTAATTTTTGCTGAAAGAATCGGATCGCATATCAAGTAGTTTTGGACGTCCTTCCAAGCGAAAAACTGTCGTTAAGAACAGGAAATTTTGAAGTCTGCACACTGAAGAAAGACTTTAGTAAATAGCAATGTAATAAAACGGCACTGTCTTACTGTACAGTGCTCAGGATCATAAAAAATGATAGAgttaaataagaatttcagTCATTTAACAAAATCTTATCAACCATAGACAGCTTCGTGACACTAGGGTCAGTTTCCTATACCTACCATGCACATATTCCGCTAATCCGGCTTTGCATGCTTATGCAATTGTAAATCGACGGTTTTAgtaccattttaacaagaccttggactttcggttgaaCGTAACTTTCTATTTCtttcgtcaaaacaagttaaaaatgacgcgaaatcaagcgaaatatgcacctaTTGCGTAGTTtaagctcaaaagccagacaaatcttgttgatttcaaagaaccaTGGCTGAGCGGCCAGCAATGagatagacaggcctacgtcacattgctgtttgacacaactacccaaagtctgaggtcttgttaaaatggttctaatttatatgtatttgttgTTATGATATTCAAACACTTATAAATTATCGTTATTCCTTGAAAGAACACATATGTACAGAAAACGTATATAGCTCAATTAATTCGTTACTTGAAAAGCGCCATTTGACGTCATTTAAAGAGATTTCAAGAACCTTTTTGTAACCGAATTTTATAGGGGagtgtatttgttttttaaattcttgggggttcaatcaattaaaataaattgaatggaAGAAAGTGTTAATGTAACCTTTTTACTCTATCGGATTAGCTTTCTCTTGTTTATCTCTTACTTGAAACTTTTTTGACTCTTTGGGGTTAGAATCTCTCTTGCTTATCTACATGTatgagtctctctctctctctctctctctctctctctctctctctctctctctctctctctctctctctctctctctctctctctcattttgtttacattacacaTTACAGTAAAACGGTCAAACCTTAAATTGGTTCAAATTTCTGTAaaagaattttacaaaattgatttttgccTTTGAAATAATATTACTGTTGTGAAAAATCTGTAAGCGTTATCCTATTACTATCAGAAACAAGAGGCTAATTCGATTCTCGCCCTGAACCATTTTAGCTTGTGACCAATTTGTATGAACGGCACCATGAAACATTTCTACTGTCAGATTCTCTTTATAATTCCTTGATGGCGATCATATTGCTACTAGCTGATTGACAGCAGACGATAACTTGTCCTTTAAATAATTAGCGCGTTTGAAGCCACAGCTGAGACTGCGCCACTTCCGTGCGCTGTGGACGAGTACGGGCGGATGTACGGGAGCTCCTAGGCCCCTCGACATCAATAAAATGAGCAGGCAGTGACAGTTAAATGATCGGCTAGAGGGCCATGGTTTCATGCGTAAacctttttatttcaaaattttctaatAAATAAACAGATATTTGTCAGTTGCTAGTTTGGCGCAAGCTTTGGGTACCTGAATCAAGCGATTTATTGTTTTCTGCGAAATACAGAATTTATCAACTAAAATCCCAATATCACAGTGTTTAATTTGGATTTTGTTCATCAGTCTTAGGTTGcaacattctttttttctttctgcaaGGGTCATGCAACACCAATAAAATCTCTCAACAATGCACGTGGTGACGGGTAAATAACCTATATCTTTATTGTCCTTTGAAAGTCATACAGACAAGTATATAACCTTATCAACACGACAATAAATAAGGATTAGtagaaagaaacaaaatttagTGACGTTGATATGTACGAAAAATTAAGGTTTAGACAGTTTACTAATAAAATGAACGAAAAGACAGTTATTGAAAAACCGGCAATATAACGGGACATTGCCGACAAGcaaatgtttatatcaatgAAACACTAACGAAACCTGCGCTTGAATTGACATTcaatgattattatttattagcGATCATGATGTCTCCCCCTACTTGCCACCCCCTTATCACGTCAAATGGACGAGCTCCAGAAATAACAGACCCTCATGTACTGATTAGAAACAAATTAATGTCAATTTCACAAGACCCAAATGAAGAAATAATACTGTCGGAACCAATATTGGTATCTCTGGCAGGAATTTGTCCGGAATCAGAGACATTTATCATGCAATCAATTACCCCTGACGACGTCTTCAACTAGCGCCTGTCATAAGGAGAGGCTCCCCCCGTATCGGAGGGAGGGAATTCTGATTTGTCAAATCGGACATGACCGACGAGTAACGGGAGGCAGGGAGCATTAATTAATTGGGATAGAGTGGTGACGAAAGGGATACAGATGCGAAGGAAGGAAATATCAGAGACACTTAGGGAAAGTCAATTAGAAGTTATTAATTATAAgactgatatttaaaataaaataaagaatcattAGTATATTTATAAACGGCTGAGGCATGGCTTATGTCTTAAAAAACGACTACTGCAgtatatagatataaataataattataaattttcatgATTGTCGTTTCGTTATCATTGAAAATTCTACATAAATGTCGTTTTGGACAGacgaaatttatatttacaataactttaaACTTTATGCACGTATTGCTTATCATGCACTAGCAATTTTGTCGTGCATCATACAGGCCATGCACTGAAATAAATATGATGTATTAatataatacattattatatttatataaactggtcacttttttttattttgactgACTATtacaattttgacaaatttaaaaGAGTATGTAGCCAAAAATTCTTTAAGCATTGAAGAAAATTTGCATGTGCTATAAATTTGTGCACCCAATACTGCTTGGTATTATTTGTTATCTCAGACTTACGATTTAAAATATAGGAGAAATGATTGTCCCTACATGTAAAAGTGTGAGATTTCACCATCGGAAAAAGAACGTActtgtacgtacatgtacattagtTATAAATTTATCTGATTATTATCTGTATTAGGTGTTGTATACAAGCATAAACGCATTTAGTTATGTTTCTTTAGTTATCATGACTATGcgttgaatttttttcacttatgtcacctttttcaattttcttcatgAGAAAAAGTAAGTTAGCAGCTACAGGCACATGCTAATTATGTAGTGGTGAATTACCAGCACACGAATAAAACGTTGGTGTTGCGTGCATgttctttttaaagatttggaTTGAAGAAAAAGGTTAATGGTTCTTGTAACCTTCATCGAAAGGGCATGATTTTTGGACCTCTGAACTTTGAAACTCCCTTGCGCGTTTTCATGctgaattatttcaataattttaaattttttcgttattatatttattaaatattctgTTGACGAAAACAGTGcgaaaaaatttaattacaagcgatatgaaaatatgaattttttttttttttataaataaaaaaaatatcatttcaaaatataaaatgctTCTCGCAGTTCTGCTAAAAATACGTAAGTATGCTAAAAACCACGctgttaaaatttttaactgtattttcaaatttttaacagAGCTGCCAATAATACTGCTTTCTGACGTTCATACTTTCTTTACAAACAAGTACTTTATATTTGCGATTAATGTTTTGATTGATGCAGATTTATTCGTTTGCAGTGACAATAATGGGTCTCTGtcttcagatttttttctttctattcgAATGGAGTTATTCACAACATGAAAGGTTGTAGAGTAATAAACATTTGTTCTATATTAGTTTCGTTAGCCATTGTTTCTTGATACTCAGAAATGTCCCCATTAAGTAAAGACATCACAGAGCTATTAAATCATCGTTTGTCGCCGAAACATTCTAATTTCTAGACCCAAACAGGCGCCCGGCGCCTCCCTTTCCGCGACGGTAGAACAGCCCAGCGTACATCAAAATCCATCCTCTTCATTGATTCTGGTCGTGAGCGGAAAAAATGTTGGATTATTCCAAGTCATTTTGGAGTAGACACGTGCGGTTTCCAGAACTCTATGAAGAGTTCCGTTTCCCAATTATCCCAAACTCCATCATTATTTGTAGGTGAAGCGTTTTTGCGTGAAAACCTGATATTTTTCCTAAGTTTTTCTATTTTGTATTCCTTTAGATAATGTCGGATGCCCACTGCGATTAAGTTGTACCATTATTCCGTACATCTCCCTGAAGTGTTTTTGGGTTACACAGATGATGTATAAATTAATGTGCAAGgccgtacatgtacaaatgcatttcaaatgatcatGGACACCTGTGCGcaatcttgtttttatttatttatttcactttattCCGCCGCACCTCAGCTTTCCTGGTAATTAAAATATGAGTACAATTTGATAGTTTTTAAGCTACAAAACTCGAAAAAAGAGACAATATTCGTTTGTATGTGTCGAGTTTATACATCTGTGCGGcgattggaaaaaaataaaaacagaataataatatatacatatatcattaaatttttttttgccaaaattaataataatcataATACACACATATTAACAACAAAAGCAATAACAACATCAAACAAATCGGCAACATAATAATGCAAAATAACAACATTTGTATTAATATATTAAGGTCATATTGGAAACCCGTCGATATAATTAATTTGGATAAAagtacacaataattaaaatacttcaatacgttttagaatttttaaatttcataatacatgtatttaaccaaaacattgttttagaaatttttggaaaggtaaaaatcatGAAAGCCTAATCGTGTAAtgagattcgaactcatgacttgcaGATTCGTGGTTTATaatctaacccattgcgctgcGCTGTTAGATAACAATTTCAGGTAAGAAAAGattttatagcattgaatcatgattttttgaagtatacactctcataactgcagcggtgtgtgcattcaaattgagtaacgcgcgttagcgcgttatgaaaatttgtatgcacacatcgctgcagttatgagagtgtatacttcaaaaaatcatgatttaatgcttatatttacatttttttacttcttgccttgtctgcaaatgtgattcatacgtcaaaatttctttcttatcctaagggtaagttaatattaatggaagagccacagtaacagccacaagcgtgaactttgattttcgcttgtgacgttgcagtttacagcgttcaacgtttgtgacgtcataataaaactcgtcaatttgacctttgactacttgttgcatttagaggcatttgaagatcacagaattcagtggaaaaacacagtagaatgtaaatatatgaatttatacttcattttattgttaatttcgATCGGaaatacgtcacaatatggaggtgtcccgtACCACCTTAACTATAACACGGTGggttttaaaataacaacataACAGATAACTGTAGATACACAAACGAAATTCAGTCTGAATCATATTCATTGTAAATATGTCATTATCTATATCTATCGATAACAAAGATATATTTACATGCATGcagttaaaatatttataactcTACTTAAAAACTGAAGCACTAATTGATATAAATCGCTTggattaatcaaaatatacaccAAGAAATGCCATGGTATTAATACAGTATCATATATCtacattaattcatttaaaatagtATTTACAAACTATtgtatttgcatattttatacATCTACATATCCATTAGAACATcagttcaaaacaaaatatgccACATTCCACTTGGCTCTTTGCAAGATTTACACAAAcggatttaatattttaattatgaaaaaattcacacgcatgatttaaaaatacaagATGAAAAATATCCAAAACAACGAAGTAAAGTGATGATAAGCCTAAAATgctgattaaaaataaaagtttgtcaGACATTAAACTTAAAATCGGAAAAGCTTAATTGCCCAGatgacgaaaaaaaaaaaaaacaaacatcgATCTCCCACGGTGTAATATCCAAAACATCGAAGTAAAGTGATGAGCCTAAAATGCTGactaaaaataaaagttggtcAGACATCACACGAAAAATCGGAAAAGCTTAATTGCCCAGGATGAGATGACGGGAAAAAACCTCCAAACATATATTTCAAGCCCACGTTGTAATGAATGTATTTacacattatttaattataagGAATTTATAATGTAACAACCTATCAAAAAATGttccaaataaaaataaattttacttgatCGCGAGGACATAAgggggtatatatatttatgcgCTTTTGATTCCATAGAAGCCATCTCTAATTATCAAAACTTAGCTAAAAGGAaaatttttgggggggggggggggggggggggtaggcaCAGTTATTATAAATCACTAGTTTTGATGCCTTGATACCGGTAGTCTATCACCGCCGTTTTCCTTTTGGGGAGGATTCGCAAGAGCAACTGTTTCTTGAATACAGTTTACAACGGATTTATGTAATCTATATGTACACAATTTACAAAAGTAAGTCGCAAACTGAATAAAGTTTCAGTTTATTACAAAATGACACACCCGTCATCTTTCTTGGGTGCTGGTGACGCAGTAGCCGGGCGAGTAGGCGACGGTAAAGCACGCTGTTGCGTCTGCGGTCGGCGTGATGCCTGGGAGGACGCAGGGCGACTTTGACCAGCTCTCGTTTGGGTTGGTTGTCTAGCAACACTGCGACCTTGCAACGTAGCAGCGATGCCCTCGATCTTTGACTGGTACTGCTTTATCGGCTCCAAATAGAAACATTCCAACCAGATGTCCCTGAAAAAGAGGATCTTCTGGACGCGACGGGTTTGGCCTCCGATCACAATTTCTTCCGTCACGAGAAATCGGTGCGATACAGCGCTTAGCTCGTAGAACTTATTCATATCCATGCCGCACATTTCCTCGTCCGGGAAAATACATTTGCCGAGGAGTACGTCCGGCGAAAACAGAACGCATAGTACGATGAGGTTGTTGATCTCCTCGTCACTGAGTCTCCTGTAGTTCTGGTAGTCCCGAAGTTTACGGATATTCCGCTCGGTTTTCTCGATGTTCAGGACATAGCAGATACTGTCCAGGTAGTACATTAGCTTGGCTGTCGGGTTCTCGGCTACCTCTACATCTCTGCCAAACTCTTTCACTCCTACGTCAGTCTTTCCAATCAGAGCTGTTGCCattattacttttttctttcgttttctTGTGAATTTTCCGTCAATTATCTGTACTTTCGTTATTGTAGTATTGTACGATTTAACTTCCGGTAGCATGGACTATGTTTGTAacttgaaatctatctttagaGCGAGATAATTTTCAGTGTATGCTAACGAAAGAACTTTGCTTAATTACTCCTAATGTGACTAAAAAATAATATCCGTTGtattgagaaataaataaacgttcaaaaagtaaacaaaattttaaattaattacatcgtatttttttttaaactagagattgaaatacaaatttgttaatttatttacagttaTTGATCAATAAACTATCGTAAAATTTACTCGTTTTAGATTTCAACCTCAGAAAATCCTT
The nucleotide sequence above comes from Magallana gigas chromosome 2, xbMagGiga1.1, whole genome shotgun sequence. Encoded proteins:
- the LOC136272771 gene encoding uncharacterized protein; the encoded protein is MLPEVKSYNTTITKVQIIDGKFTRKRKKKVIMATALIGKTDVGVKEFGRDVEVAENPTAKLMYYLDSICYVLNIEKTERNIRKLRDYQNYRRLSDEEINNLIVLCVLFSPDVLLGKCIFPDEEMCGMDMNKFYELSAVSHRFLVTEEIVIGGQTRRVQKILFFRDIWLECFYLEPIKQYQSKIEGIAATLQGRSVARQPTQTRAGQSRPASSQASRRPQTQQRALPSPTRPATASPAPKKDDGCVIL